From Arachis stenosperma cultivar V10309 chromosome 2, arast.V10309.gnm1.PFL2, whole genome shotgun sequence, one genomic window encodes:
- the LOC130957596 gene encoding late embryogenesis abundant protein D-34-like: MSQQQTPRRPQEGQEHKDPIKYGDIFNVSEDLASEPIMPQDAALMQATENQALGQTQKGGPASVMQSAAATNVSAGLVGRGDVSSVAKDQGICVLESKIGVNRVITESVGKQVVGQFVEPDVPMKTPGSALDRDAITIGEALEATTLAPASDKPVDQSDAAAIQAAEMRATGKNEIQSGGLAAAAQSAATKNSRTMGDFQKTTLSDVLTDAKEKLPSDKAVTREDAEGVIGAEIRNKVDMKTTPGGVAASLAAAATLNQNKSSS; encoded by the exons ATGAGCCAACAACAAACACCTCGGAGACCACAAGAAGGACAAGAGCACAAAGATCCGATCAAGTACGGTGACATTTTCAATGTCTCAGAGGACTTGGCATCCGAACCAATCATGCCGCAAGACGCGGCACTCATGCAAGCGACGGAAAACCAGGCACTGGGACAAACCCAAAAAGGTGGCCCGGCTTCCGTCATGCAGTCTGCTGCAGCCACCAATGTCTCTGCGGGTCTTGTGGGCCGCGGAGACGTCTCTAGCGTGGCAAAAGACCAAGGGATATGCGTGTTGGAGAGTAAAATTGGCGTCAACCGTGTCATTACGGAAAGCGTGGGAAAACAG GTTGTGGGTCAGTTTGTGGAGCCAGACGTGCCCATGAAAACTCCTGGCTCGGCTCTAGATAGAGATGCCATAACCATTGGGGAGGCTCTCGAAGCAACGACGTTGGCTCCCGCCAGCGACAAGCCAGTGGATCAGAGTGACGCTGCAGCAATACAAGCTGCGGAAATGAGAGCCACCGGGAAAAATGAGATTCAATCCGGCGGCTTGGCAGCCGCAGCTCAATCTGCCGCCACCAAGAATTCAAGGACTATGGGTGATTTTCAGAAGACAACCTTGTCTGATGTCTTAACG GATGCAAAGGAGAAGCTGCCGTCGGATAAGGCGGTGACGAGAGAGGATGCGGAGGGAGTCATCGGTGCCGAGATTAGAAACAAGGTGGACATGAAAACTACTCCTGGTGGTGTCGCTGCATCCCTCGCCGCAGCAGCCACCCTTAATCAAAACAAATCATCGTCATGA